From one Plantibacter flavus genomic stretch:
- a CDS encoding peptidoglycan D,D-transpeptidase FtsI family protein has product MVRHTKTTRRRLAFTIVAVSIVMTLFVLRLVDIQVVRASALSAESLEKTETGDTILATRGNILASDGSVLAEAVMRYSMAASPKDAGPFERDVDGAEQTITLEQATNEIGAIIGKPGPEVLALITDALAADKDSLYALIAKKLTLDQLRALKALEIPWTTFKEEPYRVYPNGAVAGNIVGFVGEEGEAQAGVELMENSCLAGKDGRTTYEKGSGGLPLPGTTVTKPAKDGGDVVLTLDKDIQWFSQQSLAAQAEAVGASWGVVTVMEVKTGKLLAVAEYPAVDPGNVSATPSEDRGSRAFAAPFEPGSTYKSLTAAALIDQGVASPNSQVVAPFRYKPSNGADINDSEFHEDMNLTLAGVMVQSSNTGISQFGEKMSADTRYAYFQKFGQLQKTEVGFPSESGGLMADAADWDNQTDYATMFGQGFSTTAIQGASLYQTIANGGVRMPVQLVEGCRNADGTMTEVPDATGTQVVSADAAKQVSDMLEMVDQESWVAKNVDVPGYRVAMKTGTAQQPDGDGGYSSSYLVSMAGFAPAEAPQFVVSVNLADPVKMNSSAAVAPIFRDVTTQVLKSRGVQPSTEPAPNLPLSF; this is encoded by the coding sequence ATGGTGAGACACACGAAGACCACGCGCCGACGCCTCGCGTTCACCATCGTCGCGGTCTCCATCGTGATGACGCTCTTCGTCCTCCGTCTGGTCGACATCCAGGTGGTCCGCGCGAGTGCCTTGAGCGCCGAATCCCTCGAGAAGACCGAGACGGGCGACACGATCCTCGCCACCCGCGGCAACATCCTCGCCTCCGACGGTTCGGTGCTCGCCGAAGCGGTCATGCGGTACAGCATGGCGGCATCTCCGAAGGACGCCGGTCCGTTCGAACGCGACGTCGACGGCGCCGAGCAGACGATCACCCTCGAGCAGGCGACGAACGAGATCGGCGCGATCATCGGCAAGCCCGGTCCGGAGGTCCTCGCGCTCATCACGGACGCCCTCGCCGCGGACAAGGACTCGCTCTACGCCCTCATCGCGAAGAAGCTCACCCTCGACCAGCTCCGAGCGCTCAAGGCGCTGGAGATCCCGTGGACGACCTTCAAGGAGGAGCCGTACCGGGTGTACCCGAACGGTGCTGTCGCCGGCAACATCGTCGGCTTCGTGGGCGAGGAGGGCGAGGCCCAGGCGGGCGTCGAACTCATGGAGAACTCCTGCCTCGCCGGCAAGGACGGTCGCACGACGTACGAGAAGGGCAGTGGCGGTCTCCCGCTCCCCGGCACCACGGTGACGAAGCCGGCGAAGGACGGCGGCGACGTCGTGCTCACGCTCGACAAGGACATCCAGTGGTTCTCGCAGCAGTCGCTCGCCGCGCAGGCCGAAGCGGTCGGTGCGAGCTGGGGCGTCGTCACGGTGATGGAGGTCAAGACCGGCAAGCTCCTCGCCGTCGCCGAGTACCCGGCCGTCGACCCCGGCAACGTCAGCGCGACGCCGTCCGAAGACCGAGGCTCACGGGCCTTCGCCGCGCCGTTCGAACCGGGATCGACGTACAAGTCGCTGACCGCCGCGGCGCTCATCGACCAGGGTGTCGCGAGCCCCAACTCGCAGGTGGTCGCTCCGTTCCGGTACAAGCCCTCGAACGGTGCCGACATCAACGACAGCGAGTTCCACGAGGACATGAACCTCACGCTCGCGGGCGTCATGGTGCAGTCGTCGAACACGGGGATCTCGCAGTTCGGCGAGAAGATGAGCGCCGACACCCGCTACGCGTACTTCCAGAAGTTCGGTCAGCTGCAGAAGACCGAGGTCGGCTTCCCGAGCGAGTCCGGTGGACTCATGGCGGACGCCGCGGACTGGGACAACCAGACCGATTACGCGACCATGTTCGGCCAGGGCTTCTCGACGACCGCGATCCAGGGCGCCAGCCTGTACCAGACGATCGCGAACGGCGGTGTCCGCATGCCCGTCCAGTTGGTCGAGGGGTGCCGGAACGCCGACGGCACCATGACCGAGGTCCCCGACGCGACCGGAACCCAGGTCGTCTCCGCCGACGCGGCGAAGCAGGTCAGCGACATGCTCGAGATGGTCGACCAGGAGAGCTGGGTCGCCAAGAACGTCGACGTCCCCGGCTACCGGGTGGCCATGAAGACCGGTACCGCACAGCAGCCCGACGGCGACGGTGGCTACAGCTCGAGCTACCTCGTCTCGATGGCCGGTTTCGCTCCAGCAGAGGCGCCGCAGTTCGTCGTTTCGGTGAACCTGGCCGACCCGGTTAAGATGAATTCATCGGCTGCAGTCGCTCCCATCTTCCGGGATGTGACCACCCAGGTGCTGAAGAGCAGGGGAGTGCAGCCGTCCACGGAGCCGGCACCGAACCTGCCGCTCAGTTTTTGA
- the murD gene encoding UDP-N-acetylmuramoyl-L-alanine--D-glutamate ligase: MSAERLDGLRSWHADWRGLRVAVLGLGMTGFSVADTLAELGSEVLVLAGEAADERAELVGVIGARLIQRDLSTVPSELVEFAPELVVVSPGFHPDHAVVTWAQAAGVAVWGDIELAWRVRDKVGTPAEWICVTGTNGKTTTVQLTASMLVEAGFRAAPCGNIGVPVLDAVRDPQGFDFFVVELSSYQLHTLGLQGGRSIVSPLASVCLNLADDHLDWHGSAEAYRAAKAVVYENTKVACVYNRADAATMSMVEEAEVVDGARAVGFGLDVPGPSDFGVVDGILVDRAFLDDRRTSALEITTVEALAQRGLAAPHIVANILAAAALARAAGITVEAVRDTLLSFGLDAHRIQLIARRLEVDWIDDSKATNPHAADASLAAYRSVVWIVGGLLKGVSIDRLVERHADHLRAAVVIGADRSEVLAAFARHAPTLTVIEVDAAETEHVMPEAVRRAAEVAQAGDTVLLAPAAASMDQFTDYGHRGRLFQAAVEAELGGEADDRSASR, translated from the coding sequence ATGAGCGCTGAGCGCCTCGACGGGCTCCGCAGCTGGCACGCCGACTGGCGTGGTCTGCGGGTCGCCGTCCTGGGACTCGGGATGACCGGGTTCTCCGTCGCTGACACCCTCGCCGAGCTCGGCTCGGAGGTACTGGTCCTGGCAGGCGAGGCGGCGGACGAACGCGCCGAACTCGTCGGCGTCATCGGTGCGAGGCTCATCCAGCGGGACCTGTCGACCGTGCCGTCCGAGCTCGTGGAGTTCGCTCCGGAGCTCGTCGTCGTCTCACCCGGATTCCACCCCGACCACGCCGTGGTCACCTGGGCGCAGGCGGCGGGGGTCGCCGTCTGGGGCGACATCGAGCTCGCCTGGCGGGTCCGAGACAAGGTCGGCACGCCGGCCGAGTGGATCTGCGTCACCGGCACGAACGGCAAGACCACCACCGTTCAGCTGACGGCGTCGATGCTCGTCGAGGCGGGTTTCCGCGCGGCGCCCTGCGGCAACATCGGTGTCCCGGTCCTGGACGCCGTCCGTGATCCGCAGGGCTTCGACTTCTTCGTCGTCGAGCTCTCGAGTTACCAGTTGCACACCCTCGGCCTGCAGGGCGGTCGGAGCATCGTCTCACCGCTCGCCAGCGTCTGCCTGAACCTCGCCGACGACCACCTCGACTGGCACGGCTCCGCCGAGGCGTACCGGGCGGCGAAGGCCGTGGTGTACGAGAACACGAAGGTCGCGTGCGTCTACAACCGCGCTGACGCGGCGACGATGTCGATGGTCGAGGAGGCCGAGGTCGTCGACGGCGCGCGCGCCGTCGGGTTCGGCCTCGACGTCCCCGGACCGAGCGACTTCGGCGTCGTCGACGGCATTCTGGTCGACCGCGCGTTCCTCGACGACCGTCGGACGAGCGCCCTCGAGATCACGACGGTCGAAGCGCTCGCCCAGCGCGGACTCGCCGCTCCGCACATCGTCGCCAACATCCTGGCGGCCGCGGCACTCGCCCGGGCCGCCGGCATCACGGTCGAGGCGGTGCGCGACACCCTGCTGTCGTTCGGCCTGGACGCGCACCGGATCCAGCTCATCGCGCGAAGGCTCGAGGTGGACTGGATCGACGACTCGAAGGCCACCAACCCGCACGCCGCCGACGCCTCGCTCGCCGCCTACCGCTCGGTGGTGTGGATCGTCGGAGGCCTGTTGAAGGGCGTCTCGATCGATCGTCTGGTGGAGCGGCACGCCGACCACCTGCGCGCGGCCGTCGTGATCGGCGCCGACCGCTCGGAGGTCCTCGCGGCATTCGCGCGACACGCGCCGACGCTGACCGTCATCGAGGTCGACGCAGCGGAGACTGAACACGTCATGCCGGAGGCCGTTCGCCGGGCCGCCGAGGTCGCGCAGGCAGGGGACACCGTGCTCCTCGCTCCTGCAGCCGCCTCGATGGACCAGTTCACGGACTACGGGCACCGTGGTCGCCTGTTCCAGGCCGCCGTCGAAGCAGAGCTGGGAGGTGAGGCGGATGATCGATCCGCCTCGCGCTGA
- a CDS encoding Mur ligase family protein, whose translation MNNQGPISLRPEHPQRRALSQLVTEFDLDLHGSADGVEISGVSLSSGAVEPGDLYIGMPGVRAHGAAYAEQAKERGAVAVLTDDTGRDLAAAAGLPIIVVPEPRAALGHLAAWVYRTAEEPPTLFGVTGTNGKTSVVYLLSGMLAQLGIVAGLSSTAERRIGDLAVTSSLTTPEASELHALLARMRESEVRAVAIEVSAQALTRHRVDGIVFDVVGFTNLSHDHFDDYGDFDEYFAAKRELFEPDRARRGVVTIDSEWGGRLVEQSRIPVTTLTTRPEVDADWRMTILEETAGSTTFRLDGPGDQVLVTSVPLLGWFMAANAALAIVMLVESGVEFDMIAQALERDGGIDAYIPGRAERISGDRGPVVYIDYGHSPDAFLNTLAAIRAVTPGRVIMVFGADGDRDTTKRRDMGAIAARGADVVVVTDFHPRSEDPASIRRVLLEAAREAAPDGELHEVADPATAFRTALALAGQGDTILYAGPGHEDYHEVAGVKLPYSARDDSRDALREAGWL comes from the coding sequence GTGAACAATCAGGGCCCGATCAGCCTCAGGCCGGAACATCCGCAACGGCGGGCGCTCTCGCAGCTGGTGACCGAATTCGACCTCGACCTGCACGGATCAGCCGACGGCGTGGAGATCAGCGGTGTCAGTCTGAGCTCCGGTGCCGTCGAGCCCGGTGACCTCTACATCGGCATGCCGGGTGTCCGCGCCCACGGTGCCGCATACGCCGAGCAGGCGAAGGAACGCGGCGCGGTCGCCGTGCTCACCGACGACACCGGACGAGACCTGGCCGCAGCGGCCGGCTTGCCGATCATCGTCGTGCCCGAGCCGCGTGCCGCGCTCGGGCACCTCGCAGCCTGGGTCTACCGCACCGCCGAGGAGCCGCCGACGCTGTTCGGCGTGACCGGCACCAACGGCAAGACGAGCGTGGTCTACCTCCTGAGCGGCATGCTCGCGCAACTCGGGATCGTCGCCGGGCTGAGCTCCACTGCGGAGCGGCGCATCGGCGACCTCGCGGTGACGAGCTCCCTCACCACGCCGGAGGCCAGTGAGCTGCACGCGCTACTCGCACGCATGCGCGAGTCCGAAGTGCGCGCGGTCGCCATCGAGGTCTCCGCCCAGGCGCTGACCAGGCACCGCGTCGACGGCATCGTCTTCGACGTCGTCGGCTTCACCAATCTCAGTCACGACCACTTCGACGACTACGGCGACTTCGACGAGTACTTCGCGGCCAAGCGGGAGCTGTTCGAACCCGATCGCGCACGACGTGGTGTCGTCACGATCGATTCCGAGTGGGGCGGCCGACTCGTCGAGCAGAGCCGGATCCCGGTGACGACCCTGACGACCCGCCCGGAGGTCGACGCCGACTGGCGCATGACGATCCTCGAGGAGACCGCCGGTTCCACGACGTTCCGCCTCGACGGCCCCGGCGACCAGGTGCTCGTGACGAGCGTGCCGCTGCTCGGCTGGTTCATGGCGGCGAACGCCGCGCTCGCGATCGTGATGCTCGTCGAGTCCGGTGTGGAGTTCGACATGATCGCCCAGGCCCTCGAACGGGACGGTGGGATCGACGCCTACATCCCCGGGCGTGCCGAGCGGATCAGCGGCGACCGCGGCCCGGTCGTGTACATCGACTACGGGCACAGCCCCGACGCGTTCCTCAACACCCTCGCGGCCATCCGCGCCGTCACGCCGGGCCGCGTCATCATGGTGTTCGGCGCCGACGGAGACCGCGACACGACGAAGCGTCGCGACATGGGCGCGATCGCGGCCCGGGGCGCCGACGTCGTGGTGGTCACCGACTTCCATCCCCGGAGCGAGGACCCGGCGTCGATCCGACGCGTGCTCCTCGAGGCCGCCCGCGAAGCCGCACCGGACGGCGAGCTGCACGAGGTCGCCGACCCGGCGACCGCGTTCCGCACGGCGCTGGCGCTGGCCGGTCAGGGCGACACCATCCTCTACGCCGGACCCGGGCACGAGGACTACCACGAGGTGGCCGGCGTGAAGCTCCCGTACTCGGCGCGCGACGACTCGCGCGACGCGCTGCGTGAGGCAGGGTGGCTCTGA
- the mraY gene encoding phospho-N-acetylmuramoyl-pentapeptide-transferase, translating to MRVLLAAGAISLAFSLFLTPLFIRAFRKLAWGQFIRDDGPQSHHTKRGTATMGGVIIIVGTLVGFFASYLIFQEQVGVSALLVLLMMVGLGIVGFIDDFLKVRKKQSLGLGGWAKVAGQLIVATVFAVLAINFPNTEGFTPASTNISIIRDIPINFMAIGIPVIGILLYILWTSVIVAATSNGVNVTDGLDGLATGASILAIGSYIIIGFWQFNQSCFSSSLASDVAYKCYDVRDPLDLAVVAAAIVGALIGFLWWNTSPAQIFMGDSGSLALGGALAALAILSKTELLLVLVGGLFVIEAGSVIVQRVYFKATHGKRIFLMSPIHHHFELKGWAEVTVVVRFWIIGGLLVAAGVGSFYLEWLSR from the coding sequence ATGAGAGTCCTGTTGGCTGCGGGAGCGATCTCGCTGGCGTTCTCCCTCTTCCTGACCCCGCTGTTCATCAGAGCGTTCCGCAAGCTGGCCTGGGGCCAGTTCATCCGTGACGACGGGCCGCAGAGCCACCACACGAAGCGCGGGACCGCGACGATGGGCGGCGTCATCATCATCGTCGGCACCCTCGTCGGTTTCTTCGCGAGCTATCTGATCTTCCAGGAGCAGGTCGGCGTCTCGGCGCTCCTGGTCCTGCTCATGATGGTCGGCCTCGGCATCGTCGGATTCATCGACGACTTCCTGAAGGTCCGGAAGAAGCAGAGCCTCGGCCTCGGCGGGTGGGCGAAGGTCGCCGGGCAACTCATCGTCGCGACGGTCTTCGCCGTCCTCGCGATCAACTTCCCGAACACCGAGGGGTTCACCCCGGCGTCGACGAACATCTCGATCATCCGCGACATCCCGATCAACTTCATGGCGATCGGCATCCCGGTGATCGGCATCCTGCTGTACATCCTCTGGACCTCGGTGATCGTGGCCGCGACGTCGAACGGCGTGAACGTCACCGACGGGCTCGACGGGCTCGCCACCGGCGCCTCGATCCTCGCGATCGGCTCGTACATCATCATCGGCTTCTGGCAGTTCAACCAGTCGTGCTTCAGCTCCTCGCTCGCCTCCGACGTCGCCTACAAGTGTTACGACGTCAGGGACCCACTCGACCTCGCCGTGGTCGCAGCGGCGATCGTGGGTGCGCTCATCGGGTTCCTCTGGTGGAACACCTCGCCGGCGCAGATCTTCATGGGTGACAGCGGGTCGTTGGCGCTCGGTGGAGCGCTCGCTGCTCTGGCCATCCTCAGCAAGACCGAGCTCCTCCTGGTGCTCGTCGGTGGTCTCTTCGTCATCGAGGCCGGTTCCGTGATCGTCCAGCGGGTCTACTTCAAGGCGACCCACGGCAAGCGCATCTTCCTCATGAGCCCCATCCACCACCACTTCGAGCTCAAGGGTTGGGCCGAGGTCACCGTCGTCGTCCGCTTCTGGATCATCGGCGGTCTGCTCGTCGCCGCGGGTGTGGGTTCCTTCTACCTCGAGTGGCTGAGCCGATGA
- a CDS encoding UDP-N-acetylmuramoyl-tripeptide--D-alanyl-D-alanine ligase, whose translation MIDLTLTEIAAATDGRLIPGPADPGLVVSGVADTDSRLITPGDIFVAKPGEETDGHLFADAAVANGAALLIVERELAVAVPQVVVENSVTALGALATEVITRVRALGRLRIVGITGSNGKTTTKNLLAAVLERVGETVSPKASFNNEVGAPITMLRVTNETRFLVAEMGASGIGEIARLIRMAKPDIGVVLKVGLAHAGEFGGIEATVTAKTEMVSELLPEDVAVLNLDDPRVAGMAHATQARVLWFGLDDRAAVRASDIIATASGTAFTLHLPDGSSAPVRFKVLGEHHVMNALAAAAAAHELGVEIDLIVDALESVSRAERWRMEPLGGRDDVSIINDAYNASPDSMSAAIRTLAQIGAERGRTIAVLGAMSELGDWAGEEHDRIGLQVVRLGIGRLVVVGPEARRMHITAINEGSWDGESVYFATADEAFAYLSAEIAPGDTVLVKSSNAAGLRLLGDRLGELYA comes from the coding sequence ATGATCGACCTGACCCTCACCGAGATCGCCGCGGCGACCGACGGCCGACTGATCCCCGGTCCGGCGGACCCCGGCCTCGTCGTGTCCGGCGTCGCCGACACCGACTCCCGACTCATCACGCCCGGCGACATCTTCGTCGCGAAGCCCGGCGAGGAGACCGATGGACACCTGTTCGCAGATGCGGCGGTCGCCAACGGCGCCGCCCTGCTCATCGTCGAACGGGAGCTGGCCGTCGCCGTGCCGCAGGTCGTCGTCGAGAACTCCGTGACCGCGCTCGGTGCCCTCGCCACCGAGGTCATCACGAGGGTGCGCGCGCTCGGACGACTCCGGATCGTCGGTATCACCGGCTCCAACGGCAAGACCACGACCAAGAACCTCCTCGCCGCGGTCCTCGAGCGCGTCGGGGAGACGGTCAGCCCCAAGGCCTCCTTCAACAACGAGGTCGGAGCGCCGATCACCATGCTGCGCGTGACGAACGAGACGCGGTTCCTCGTCGCGGAGATGGGTGCCAGCGGCATCGGCGAGATCGCCAGACTCATCCGCATGGCGAAGCCCGACATCGGCGTGGTCCTCAAGGTCGGACTCGCGCACGCGGGGGAGTTCGGCGGGATCGAGGCCACCGTCACGGCGAAGACCGAGATGGTGTCCGAGCTGCTCCCGGAGGACGTCGCCGTCCTCAACCTCGACGATCCACGGGTGGCCGGTATGGCGCATGCCACCCAGGCACGCGTGCTGTGGTTCGGCCTCGACGACCGCGCCGCCGTTCGCGCGAGCGACATCATCGCGACGGCGTCCGGAACCGCGTTCACGCTGCACCTGCCCGACGGTTCCTCTGCGCCCGTCCGGTTCAAGGTGCTCGGTGAGCACCACGTCATGAACGCCCTCGCCGCGGCCGCAGCCGCCCACGAACTCGGTGTGGAGATCGACCTCATCGTCGACGCCCTCGAGAGCGTGAGCCGGGCGGAGCGCTGGCGGATGGAGCCCCTCGGCGGACGCGACGACGTGTCCATCATCAACGACGCCTACAACGCCAGCCCCGACTCGATGTCGGCCGCCATCCGGACCCTCGCCCAGATCGGTGCTGAACGTGGCCGGACCATCGCGGTCCTCGGCGCCATGAGCGAACTGGGCGACTGGGCGGGCGAGGAACACGACCGGATCGGGCTCCAGGTCGTCCGGCTCGGTATCGGCCGCCTCGTCGTGGTCGGCCCCGAGGCCCGCCGCATGCACATCACCGCGATCAACGAAGGGTCCTGGGACGGGGAGTCGGTGTACTTCGCGACCGCGGACGAGGCGTTCGCGTACTTGAGCGCGGAGATCGCCCCGGGCGACACCGTGCTCGTCAAATCGTCCAACGCGGCCGGACTCCGGTTGTTGGGCGATCGACTGGGGGAGTTGTACGCATGA